The proteins below come from a single Agrobacterium vitis genomic window:
- a CDS encoding leucyl aminopeptidase: MAPYQYIERPTPFLTKGGKSLPIFAVTPAHIETGAIDPLALDWAKKAGYKADVGSLLLIPTSDGQLGGALFGLGSAPGENPFLAGKLARALPAGDWHIETAPLTANRLVLGYGLGSYRFERYKADRSDHPKLLMPQDADASDIARQLAGVFLARDLINTPTNDMGPADLEKTFRALADHYKAEVSVVIGDELLHRNFPLVHTVGRASAQAPRLLEMRWGKKGHKKITLVGKGVCFDTGGLDIKPSSSMLLMKKDMGGAANVLGLALMIMDAKLKVDLRVIVPAVENSIAGNAFRPGDIYTSRQGLTVQIDNTDAEGRLILADALTYADEEEPDLLIDMATLTGAARVALGPDVPAFFSNDDALAYELTDSSLETDDPIWRLPLFPGYEKMVRSQIADLTNAPAGGMAGAITAALFLKRFVTRTTSWAHFDIFGWASQERPHSPVGGEAQAIRALYRYIAALK, encoded by the coding sequence ATGGCACCCTATCAATATATTGAAAGACCCACCCCGTTTCTGACCAAGGGCGGAAAGTCCCTGCCGATTTTCGCGGTGACGCCCGCCCATATCGAAACCGGTGCGATTGATCCTCTTGCGCTCGATTGGGCGAAGAAGGCAGGCTACAAGGCGGATGTGGGTTCGCTGCTGCTGATCCCCACCAGCGATGGACAATTGGGCGGAGCGCTGTTTGGTCTGGGCAGCGCGCCAGGAGAAAATCCGTTTCTGGCGGGCAAGCTGGCGCGGGCATTGCCGGCTGGCGACTGGCATATCGAGACCGCGCCATTGACGGCCAACCGGTTGGTTCTGGGCTATGGTCTGGGCAGCTATCGTTTCGAGCGCTATAAGGCCGACCGTTCGGATCATCCCAAACTGCTGATGCCTCAGGATGCGGATGCCAGCGACATTGCCCGTCAGTTGGCCGGCGTTTTCCTGGCTCGCGACCTGATCAACACGCCCACCAACGACATGGGACCGGCAGATCTGGAAAAAACCTTCCGGGCACTGGCTGACCATTATAAGGCAGAGGTCAGCGTGGTGATCGGCGATGAACTGCTGCACCGGAATTTCCCGCTGGTTCACACCGTGGGCCGGGCCAGCGCCCAGGCGCCGAGGCTTCTGGAAATGCGTTGGGGCAAGAAGGGTCACAAGAAGATCACCCTGGTCGGTAAGGGCGTTTGTTTTGATACCGGCGGGTTGGATATCAAGCCGTCTTCATCCATGTTGCTGATGAAAAAGGACATGGGCGGTGCGGCCAATGTGCTGGGCCTTGCTCTGATGATCATGGATGCCAAGCTGAAAGTGGATCTGCGCGTCATCGTGCCTGCCGTGGAAAATTCCATAGCCGGCAATGCGTTCCGGCCCGGTGACATTTATACAAGCCGTCAGGGCCTGACCGTTCAGATCGACAATACCGATGCCGAGGGACGGTTGATCCTGGCCGATGCCCTGACCTATGCCGACGAAGAGGAACCCGACCTGCTGATCGACATGGCGACGTTGACGGGGGCTGCCCGTGTGGCGCTCGGTCCGGATGTGCCGGCCTTCTTCTCCAATGACGATGCGCTTGCCTATGAGCTGACAGATTCAAGCCTTGAAACTGACGACCCTATCTGGCGCCTGCCGCTTTTCCCTGGTTACGAAAAAATGGTCCGCTCGCAGATTGCCGACCTCACCAATGCACCTGCGGGCGGCATGGCGGGGGCAATCACCGCTGCCCTGTTCCTGAAGCGCTTTGTCACCCGAACGACAAGCTGGGCGCATTTCGACATTTTCGGCTGGGCGTCGCAAGAGCGGCCCCATAGCCCCGTTGGTGGTGAGGCGCAGGCAATTCGCGCCCTCTACCGCTATATCGCCGCGCTCAAATAA
- a CDS encoding LysE family translocator — MTMFAPLFAIAFALLIGAASPGPSFLLVSHTSMTRSRAAGLVTALGMGTGGLIFAVLALAGLAALITQFAWLHRVLQVAGGLYLAYIAWKLWRGAAQPVNMEQAGVAPKSFSRIYLSAFLTQVSNPKTAIVYASIFAALLPPRPDSLLFIMLPGVVFLVEAGWYSLVALVFSAPIPRRVYLSAKKPLDRLAALVLGGLGLRLVFEGARP; from the coding sequence ATGACGATGTTTGCCCCTTTATTTGCCATAGCCTTCGCCTTGTTGATTGGCGCGGCCAGTCCCGGTCCAAGTTTTCTTTTGGTCAGCCACACATCCATGACCCGCTCCAGAGCCGCCGGTTTGGTAACGGCGCTCGGCATGGGGACCGGCGGGTTGATCTTCGCCGTTCTGGCCCTTGCCGGATTGGCTGCCCTGATAACCCAGTTTGCTTGGCTTCATAGGGTTTTGCAGGTCGCGGGTGGCCTCTACCTCGCTTATATCGCATGGAAACTGTGGCGTGGTGCGGCCCAACCGGTCAATATGGAGCAGGCCGGTGTTGCACCAAAATCTTTCAGCAGGATTTATCTCAGCGCCTTTTTAACACAGGTCAGCAATCCAAAAACCGCGATTGTCTATGCCAGTATTTTCGCGGCTCTGCTGCCACCCCGGCCGGATAGCCTGCTGTTCATCATGCTGCCAGGCGTGGTCTTTCTGGTGGAAGCGGGCTGGTATTCACTGGTGGCGCTGGTCTTTTCCGCGCCGATACCCCGGCGCGTCTATCTCTCAGCCAAGAAACCGCTGGATCGTCTGGCCGCTTTGGTTCTGGGTGGACTTGGACTTCGCCTTGTGTTCGAGGGCGCGCGGCCCTGA
- the phnN gene encoding phosphonate metabolism protein/1,5-bisphosphokinase (PRPP-forming) PhnN has protein sequence MVPHSIMPDDPGDTSGDKGRMIVVVGPSGAGKDSLIAYAKRYFIEQTDAERCPVHFVQRVITRAADAGGEDHRPASPSEFDDLKAVGCFAVDWDAHGLSYGIPDDVHRWLSNGSVVIANGSRSVLPRFAQVFPRMLVVNVTARPEVLADRLEARGRESREDILQRLQRSPPEICGDYPVVTIDNSGPLDEAGRRFIETIETAL, from the coding sequence ATGGTGCCGCATTCCATCATGCCTGATGATCCGGGCGACACGTCTGGGGACAAGGGCCGGATGATCGTCGTTGTCGGCCCAAGCGGAGCGGGCAAGGATAGTCTGATTGCCTATGCCAAGCGGTATTTTATCGAACAGACTGACGCTGAGCGCTGCCCCGTACATTTCGTCCAGCGGGTCATCACAAGGGCCGCCGATGCGGGCGGGGAGGATCATCGCCCGGCCAGTCCTTCCGAGTTTGATGATCTGAAGGCCGTTGGCTGTTTTGCGGTCGATTGGGATGCGCATGGCCTAAGCTATGGCATTCCTGACGATGTGCATCGCTGGCTATCGAATGGCAGCGTGGTGATCGCCAACGGCTCACGCTCGGTACTTCCCCGGTTCGCACAGGTTTTTCCGCGAATGCTGGTGGTGAATGTCACGGCCCGGCCCGAGGTTCTGGCCGACCGGCTGGAGGCGAGGGGCAGGGAAAGCCGCGAGGACATTCTCCAACGGCTACAACGAAGCCCACCCGAAATTTGCGGTGATTATCCTGTCGTGACCATCGACAATTCCGGCCCGCTGGACGAGGCGGGCAGGCGTTTCATCGAGACGATTGAAACGGCGCTATAA
- a CDS encoding alpha-D-ribose 1-methylphosphonate 5-triphosphate diphosphatase → MSNETVLSNATVVLESGLLLKGAVVIRDGLIAEISEGNSRIGEDFGGDYLIPGLVELHTDHLESHYSPRPGVRWNKTAAIQAHDAQVVTSGITTVFDCLRMGSDEDGGFEKGEMRDMADAIQAAEKDDRLRAEHLLHLRCEVASDNVLDHFADFEQDPHVRLVSLMDHSPGQRQFQTMDQYTLYYKTKKGLSEEAFARFVEKRLEASAAYSAQHRDALARICAVRGITVASHDDATLAHVEEAKGHGVRLAEFPTSLEAADASHQAGMSVLMGAPNVVRGGSHSGNIAATDLAERGVLDVLSSDYIPLSLLHAPFVLAHRFEAISLPQALAMVTSTPARTVGLEDRGRIAPGLRADLVRVRYSENHGGVPVVRSVWRQGRRVA, encoded by the coding sequence ATGTCGAATGAAACCGTGCTGTCCAATGCGACTGTGGTGCTGGAAAGTGGGCTGCTTCTGAAGGGCGCTGTGGTCATTCGCGATGGCCTGATTGCCGAAATTTCAGAAGGCAACAGCCGCATCGGCGAGGATTTCGGCGGCGATTATCTGATCCCCGGGCTGGTCGAACTGCATACCGATCATCTGGAATCGCATTATTCGCCACGCCCCGGTGTGCGCTGGAACAAGACCGCAGCCATTCAGGCCCATGATGCGCAGGTCGTCACCTCAGGCATTACCACCGTGTTCGATTGTCTGCGGATGGGGTCGGACGAGGATGGCGGGTTTGAGAAGGGTGAAATGCGCGATATGGCCGATGCCATCCAGGCCGCCGAAAAGGATGACCGTCTCCGCGCCGAGCATCTGCTGCATCTGCGTTGCGAAGTGGCATCCGACAATGTCCTCGACCATTTCGCCGATTTCGAGCAGGACCCGCATGTGCGGCTGGTGTCGCTGATGGACCATTCCCCGGGCCAGCGGCAGTTCCAGACCATGGACCAGTACACGCTCTATTATAAGACCAAGAAGGGCTTGAGCGAGGAAGCCTTCGCCCGCTTCGTCGAAAAGCGGCTAGAGGCATCGGCGGCCTATTCTGCCCAGCACCGTGATGCGCTGGCCCGCATCTGCGCCGTGCGCGGCATTACCGTTGCCAGCCATGACGATGCAACGCTTGCCCATGTGGAAGAGGCCAAGGGCCATGGCGTGCGTCTGGCCGAGTTTCCGACCAGTCTTGAGGCCGCCGATGCCTCGCATCAGGCGGGGATGAGCGTGCTGATGGGCGCGCCGAACGTGGTGCGCGGTGGCTCCCATTCCGGCAATATTGCCGCCACGGATCTGGCCGAGCGCGGCGTGCTCGACGTGCTGTCTTCCGATTATATCCCGCTCAGCCTGCTGCACGCGCCTTTCGTGCTCGCCCATCGCTTTGAGGCGATCAGCCTGCCGCAGGCGCTGGCCATGGTGACCTCGACACCCGCCCGCACCGTCGGGCTGGAAGACCGGGGCCGGATTGCCCCTGGCCTGCGCGCCGATCTGGTGCGCGTCCGCTACAGCGAAAATCACGGTGGCGTGCCTGTGGTACGCTCCGTCTGGCGTCAGGGCAGAAGGGTGGCGTGA
- a CDS encoding YceI family protein yields MATGFSGLTIGGVATASAQDAQTAPPAGVYKLDPTHANLTWTVKHNTISNYTARFGKLEATLSLDPAKIEASKIEVTIDPTSVDVPYPADYKATHAKSPYATWPEEISKDPKKLNSDAFPKITFTSTSVKKTGDKTAEILGNLTFLGVTKPVTLNATLNGSIDSHPFAGVPAIGFAAEGTFDRTAFGQPVGYVGKDVMIRFDGEFIQDPAASPSK; encoded by the coding sequence ATGGCAACGGGCTTTAGCGGCCTGACCATTGGCGGCGTGGCAACGGCTTCGGCGCAGGATGCCCAGACGGCCCCACCCGCCGGGGTCTATAAACTGGATCCGACCCATGCGAACCTGACATGGACGGTCAAGCACAATACGATTTCCAATTACACGGCTCGCTTTGGCAAGCTGGAAGCCACGCTTTCTCTCGACCCAGCGAAAATCGAAGCCTCCAAGATCGAGGTGACGATTGATCCGACATCGGTGGATGTGCCCTATCCCGCCGATTATAAGGCCACCCACGCCAAATCGCCTTATGCGACCTGGCCTGAGGAGATCAGCAAGGATCCCAAAAAACTCAACAGTGACGCTTTCCCGAAGATCACCTTCACATCGACCAGCGTGAAGAAGACCGGTGACAAGACGGCCGAAATCCTCGGCAACTTGACATTCCTGGGTGTCACCAAGCCGGTGACGCTGAATGCAACGCTGAACGGGTCCATTGACAGCCATCCATTTGCAGGTGTTCCGGCCATTGGATTTGCTGCGGAAGGGACGTTTGACAGAACGGCGTTTGGCCAACCTGTCGGTTACGTCGGCAAGGATGTGATGATCCGCTTTGACGGTGAGTTCATCCAGGACCCGGCAGCGTCTCCATCCAAGTGA